In Capsicum annuum cultivar UCD-10X-F1 chromosome 8, UCD10Xv1.1, whole genome shotgun sequence, the genomic window ATCACAAAATATCGAGTTAATCTGTTAATATGCAGTTATATGAAACACCGTTATGAATCActagttaaaagaatcagttatATTAATCAATATGTATGAATAACCATCACCATATATGTATCACTAATTAAATATGAATCACAAAATAACCAGTTAATTTGTTAATATGCAGTTATATGAAGCACTCATACGAATCActagttaaaagaatcagttatATTAATCAATATCTATGAATCACCATCACCATATATAAATCACCAAAAAGATTTGAATCACCAAGTAACAAGTTAATCTGTTAATCAACAATTATATAAATCACCCATATGAATCATCATTTAAAAGAACCCAGTTATTAGTTGCGAAAATAAACCTGCTTCGACAAAAATTTGGGGATTTGTTCAATTTCATATCGATCTTCCATTTGCATGTGGGAAACTTGATTTTTTGCAGCAAAAACTTCtcttaaaatctttaatttttcagGATCATTCCGCTGTTTTGATTGGTTTTCACTAAAACCTAATTTGGTGCAATCAAAACTGTCCGGAGTAAAACCCATGATCTGATTACTATCATGAACAgttttttgtgtttcaatttgtGAAATCCCCAAGCTGAATGAGGGTGAATCTTCATTAGCCATTGAAGATAAAACAAATTAACACAAAAGGATTTTAAAGCATAAACAATAAGCTAACCTCTTTGAAGAAGTTGTCACTTTCTGAAATTAAAGGATGAACGGTTGGAATCAGttgaattattgaagaataaagTTGACTCAAAAACTATTAAAATGGGAGAGCTTTTACGGGAATAAtttgtggtaaaaaaaaaaagatacgcgtaaaaagaaagagatatatgGCGTGAAAAGAGGAGAtgtaaaaagaaagagagagatgacgtgaaaagaggagaaaaaatagGGTAGGTAAGgtatatcatatgtatcactagtaaatatgaaaatagggattttatgtaatttttaaaatattaagggatattatGTAATATGGCGGCTTAGATCAgggatttatgtaatttttcctaaaattaacATGGTATTTAACCCTTTAAAGTAACAATGCCATGGGTAAAACCATCCAAACACTCTGTTAGGAACACAATAACTGGCCCCCATGGAAAGTCTAACAAGTACTACAAATTACAAACAAGATAGGAATAGTATTTGCTATTATAGCTTTGAGCATTGCTTGCAGAAACTCTGGAATCGATCAATGGCGGATAAGTTAGGTCTCCCTCTTCTACTACTATAAATCCTCCACCTTCAAAATCCTTCTTCCAGGACCCTCCGATCAACATTCAGTGTATGTGATAACTTTGCAAGGTGTGATGTTCCTATTTTTTAAACGGACCCTTGATGAGACCAGCTATTggtttcatcaattttttctaGAACAGAAACtgcacatacaaaaaaaataaagaaaagcagAATTTGAACGACAATAGAATTTGAACGACAATTGATTTGGATGGTCGTTTGATTGGTTGGATGGGATATAATAATAATACGGATGCCTATTGCAAAACtatatcttaaaattattatCCCGATCCCACCAATCAAACAACCCAAAGATTTTTATTAACTAAGCAACGCAACTAGATCTTTTGCAAGCACGGGAGATGACAGATATGAAAGCATTATTAATCCTGCAGGCAAAGTGAAGGGGCTGATTGTTGAAAAAAACAAACATACTAATATGAATGGGCTGATGATTTCACAAACTTTAATACTGGATATTGTCATACATATGTAAGGAAGAAAATCCCTAATATTCAGTAAGTGCAGCAGCCAAAGCCAAAACTTGTTCTACATATGCCGCGTACATAACATACAGCTGCAATACGTTTAAGATTGACGATGCACTGGCTACTAATCTTGCATCGGAATACCTTCACGAGTAGATCTGAAgaccaaaatcaaaactttgacAGAAGAGTGATCATATGTGTTAACGGTCCTTCAGAGAAGATCAGATAaactaaattaataaagcagCACTCCTAGTAAATACCATCACCCAATCTAGAGCCTAATTTACAAAAAAGAGTTTTCCTTCTAAGCTTCCCTTTAGATCATTTAAGAAAGTGAGGACTAATCAAACCAGCAATCTCAAGGAACCCAACACGCTCCTTCCCATCAAAAATTGTCTTCAATTTCTCATCGCAAATTATGACCTTCTTGTTTTGAGGATCCTACAAAGGTAACATCATTAAGCATCTAACCAACAAAATATAGATAGCTGTTAACTACATAAAAGGATAATGCACTTCGGAAGAGTTGGCAACACAAACAGTGGTGATCACTAGCAGAAAGTATTGCCTTCTTTTCACTGTCTTTCCCACGTAAAATATAGAGATAAAACATCACGTTAAATGACAGTAATAGAGAGCTAAAAACAGATTGTATATCGCACAATACAACGCTACGAAAGTATAACGCACTAATTACACTAAATAGACTAACATCAAGCCCACGTGATATAGATTAGAACCAGTATGTTCTCTCTCAGCATACTtctaggaaaaaaaatataaggtGGGAAAGTAACCATATCAatcaaaacttcaaaaaatgattaaaaatcaCTAAAGTTCCACAGTAAGTTCATTGAATTTTGATGCATTATAAGTGAATGAAATTCGACAGATATACATCTTTGATCATAAAAGAGATGAAACAACGTCCAACCAACAAACAAATCAAAGATTGATCAAAACAATTAACATGTAAAGTAATAGATGCATTGACAGCCAGTTTGCAAATTAGAAATTTTGGATCTTtctcaaactaaaatatataagtCCTACATCTTCTCCATTATGCATCCTGATGAGAGTTTGACAACCAAACATGAAAAGGATACTGCATCAAAGTTTCACCGCGATTGGTTTTAAAGGGGAGTCAAATTCAACTAACAGCTCAAAAACATAGATCATCAGCTTGATACTTTTGCCCATAATGCAAGAACATGAAAGAGTTCAGCGGCATCTTGCTTAGTTCTTAGTTTGGCCGCCACACCAAATGCATATCAATAACCAGAAACTATAACAATGATTCAGATGCTTCAGAAGTCGGAACCATACTACTACACAGAAATACATTCTAGTTTTCTCAATCACCCCTTTTCATTAGACATGATTTCTTGCAAGACCAGCAAATGAAGATAAGTTTTTCGAACTGACTTTCTATAGATTTCCACTTTTGCATCAGTTGACCAGTTTTGATCCCACAGAAAATGTGAAAAGCGTGCAGCCGAATCCTCAACAACAGATGAGGACAAAGATTTATGTTGCGTTTTAAAAGACTATACCATAATATGGGAAATGGAGGTACCCCAATTTAACATTGACATGCAAAGACAAATTAGGAATTTAGCATATAACCAGAAAAAGCTCAGCAACAGCCATGTATGCACATCAGCTAAGATTTACTACATACTAGTATAATACTACACATCTAATAGTGCTAAGATTTACTACATACTAGTATAATACTACACATCTAATAGTGCTAAGATTTACTACATACTAGTATAATACTACATATCTAATTACTAAGAAAGTTAAAGTAAAAACCCATGATTTAGAAAAccaaataaatcataaaacaaattTCACTACAACACAACATAGAAAATTACCAATGAATACACACAACATAAACCTATAATCAGGAAGAAACCCCACACTCAACCTTAAAACAATTGACAAGTTAACATAATCAGACAAACTCCACTCATTCTAGAGCTAACACAACTAACGAGCAGCCCAATAGACTAACGCTCCCGCTATGCACGGGCCGGACCACAAGGAACTAATGTCAGTAGCCTTACCGTTTCAACttcttgaacccgtgacctcccaATTATATGGCAGCAACTTTAACAGATACTTCTGAAGGTCATTTCAGCTAACATAATTAAACCGCACAAGTATGTAAACACGTACCAGTACTAAACAGGCAAAATTCCCCATAGCGTCATAATAACATATTCGTTAAGCTTATAAGGGATAATTGGTGGAGCGTAAATAGGGTATACCTGAAGGTTGTTAGCTTTGATGTGTGCCCAAATCAACTTAAGGGCTTGAGTACGAGGAATCTCCGACATGCCACCAAGGAACGCCTGCATTTCCGGCGACACTCGGCGCGGCTTCATAATCCCCCTAGGTTCACGCTTCTTCGGCTCAGCAGCCACCGGCTTAGAAGCCGTCGCCAAAGTGACAGTCCGCACAGTGCGCACGTTAGCATGCTGAACAGCAAACGGAGACGGAAACTTAACGGAGGGAAACGGAGCTGACTTGGCAAACGACGCCGTTTCACCGGTTGAGAACGCCGAGAATAACCCCAAAGACACCGCCATTATATTGTTTCTGTAGCTTTTTGGTAATTTTGAATTTTGCAGAGAGATAAGTGTAGTGTAGCGAAAGGGTTTTTTGTGTCCCTAAAATATCAGGATAACCGCGCCTTTtggattttatgttttattgacCATATTGTCCTTTTATCTGCATTATTTGGGCCGCTGATGACTCATTATCAAGTCATCAAGCCCACATTAACAGCCCATAGTGCCAATTATCAAGCCCGCATTCAAGTTTCTGCTGCTGCTACTCTTCCTCTAATAAGAAATCAAACACTGCTTAGTGATTCTCTTTCAAGTTAAATTTTTGTGCACTCTGTATTTAAAATACTCTATACTATTAGGTAAATTTGCCCTGCTAAAAATGTTGGATAACTTGAAATAACAGGTCAAGTTTACTTGTATAATATTTTGATCTAAAAgctaaattatttttagtttgtgggaagataaattatttttttgttcaccAAAGAAAATGGTATCACCTTACGTCTTGGAGGTTTGGAAATGCGACTTTGAATTGGAACGGTCAAGAGAATATTCAATTTAGACGCAGTTAATATTATGTATATTTCATAGAAGACGTGATAATTCACTTTGTATGTCTTCCATGTAGACGATCAAAGCTTGTCAATCACACACAGATAAACAGTTTCGTTCTTATTCCTAGTAACTAGTACTTATTCTTTCCTTTAATATTAAGCCCCCCCAAAAAAATTCTTTCCTTTAATGGGTTGAAGCTATGCCAGCTTTAGACCTTGCTTTGCATAACTTAATTTGTATCCAAATGTCTGGAGTTAATGTTCATTTAACTTGACTTTTAAAACTATGCATACAGGTTTGAAGTTAGCATTTGCCGAGTCAATTTCGAACTCGCACAGTTGTAGTTGGAGTTTAAGTTAGAGTTGTGTTTGgatatgaatataaattaaaattgtttttgaaattttataatttgtGAGAGAAGTGTGAGTTCcaaatataattttgaaattatatttgaaatttttataatcaacgcattttattttactttttttactaaaataaaataattttcataatcAAATGGCTATTAAATTTAATTTCGAGAGAAATAAGTTTTTGATAGTTGTAATTTTGGGCTATTTATCAAACTATAGTCTTCGTACTGGATATTTCTCAAACGACTGTTTCTCTAGGAATTTCCACCAACTTTGTCCTTTCTCAAACGATAGGAgaattttttgacttttctttgtaaaataatctcaatttagtaaaaaaataaaaataataagtagtatttagttataaaaaatattttacttcagtaaaaattatttttaaaaatataaaattacttttatttttcttataaaattatgtataattATATTCAAACAGAACATtaacttcaaaaaaaatattatttttataatcaagAGGGGCCAAATTCCCAagctaaaaaggtgaaaaagtaaAGGCGGAAAAAGAATTGTTTTCTTACTTTTTGGGGTTCTTCATTTTTGGAAGTTCATCTAAAAAGATGAACTTCACTTTGCAACACATTTctaaacaagaacacaaacatAGAGCGATTGGGATCTATAAATAAAAACTTGTGTAATTCAGCTCATTTACTTTTATTAGCATAAATAATTTTAAGCGAAAAAAatcagatatttatttttatagacttttttaaaaaaaaattatacttatctGTTACTATTATACTTTTCTCAATATATTGATATTTGTCATTTATTATACTCTCAAAAaaagttctcttttttttaattgcGTTGAGATATATCTTAAGGCATTTTCGTAgctgttttttttaaaatacaccAAGAAAATGGATCTCCAACCTAATTTAATGCCACATGTTAACCTTTTAACTTGCAATGAGTCTTATACAATAACAACGCATGTTATCAACTACAGATTATGAACTTGTAAAAGGTTGAATACTATTTATATCCTctatcttttctttaaaaattaaaattctctCTAAATTTGAATAGAAAATATCTTTGATAAGAGAAAGTTGCTCAGATGGTAAATCACTCCTCACTTTCAATATAAATATTCTTAGTTCGAGTAGTCTATAGAACAAAAAGAGAGGCGAACTCTTAGATAGGAGTTAAAGAAAAGTAttctttcatttatgttttatgcTAAGATCTATTATATTTTAGCCtccaaatcattaaaaatataagtCATAAGGTATTTaacttttaaaacaaaataagttggaagaaaatattttttaccttgGTACCTCggtatttttttcaatattcacctTTTGATATGAGTATTTATTGAAAACGACCTCTCTACCCTTGAAAGGATAGTAATAAGGTGAGTACATCTTACTTTTCTCAAATCTCAATTGTAAGATTGTATGTGATGTATTGTCATTGAtaacttatgatttttttaatgtagtctctatcttgcttttgttTTGCGAggaagagagaaaacaacaataataataacatattcaataTAATTTTATAAGTGTGACATGAGAAAAGAGTGCGCAAcctttgttttcattattttttagatgaaataactttttttaaaataatcaataaaattattatcatGTGATCAAATGATCAcgaattaaatcatgaaaataattttttacaaaaatataaaaaaaattacacataaaACTCTTATATTTCGATTCTTTCTCAAAATTCGACACACAACAAGCACTTTAGTGCATAAAATTGTAAAACGGAACCTCTTAACTGTAGAAGAGGAAGAGTGAAGAGCACATACaattaagaaaataaggaaaaaagacAAGGCAACGGTAAGTGAGATGACATTTTCTTAACGTCTATATTAAATCATTACTAGAGCATAGGACAGGTGTAAAGAATTAGAGAGTAGTAATAGACACAATTCCTTTTACTCTACGCCATTTTGGCCTGCATCAAATTAATGGACCACCCAATTTCCGCCCTGCTAGCTGTTCCATTATGCGCACACTGAAATTATTTGTAGGTAACTtgtcttttcaatattttagttaattatatTCTTCACATATTAACCACAAAATTGAACTTAATTAACGTCAGATCAGCTAAGCTTTCCATAAAGCTACTTAGGaccgtttgatcatgaaaatcataattttttagagtgagagttgaagttgaagtttgAGTTGGaattgtgtttggccatgaatataaattaaagttgtttttgaaattttgtgagagaaatatgagtgaaaaaaataaaaataagtaaaacttattttcacttttccaaatacaattattttcatggccaaacacatcttgttttcacttttttcactaaagtaaaataatttttcaaaaaaaagaaaataattttcatgatcaaacgatTACTTAGTATTTAAGTAGAAAAGGAGGCATGTCCAAATCTTAACTATTTAATGGTAATGTGAGATCTCAATAGTTCATAAATAATATACATGTGCTTTCTAAGTATTACtcactattatgaaaaatcttaCGTGATCAGagatcaaaattcaaatttgaacaAAAACATGAAACGTAGGTATTACTtcttaatttaaatttcattggacaagattattgaatattgtattattattagTCGTAGTAGATATCTAGCGAAACAATTTTTGTCTCACAAACTAATCTATCATCATTTTAATCAAAAGTTTTTCTTTTAGGGAAAGAGTGAAAGTTGGATTGAAAAGCAAGCAAAAAGTTTACGTTGCATGACTTTTGTTTCAATACCAATAACCCCTAATTAAGTAATTAAGGCCCACCATCAATTTGCTTTTTAGCctttgcatttcatcaatcattTTAACCTATCCTCCACCACAACGGATATTGGTGAGAACATTAGGTAAATTATATATGAATTGGAATGAGTTATGTTTGATAacacaacaaaaaatatatatttgatctAATTCAAATACAAAAGTTGGTTAGTGAGATTAAAATGTTCCAAAATTATATAGGGAATGGTAACTTAACAACATTTAACTCAATGTAACAAACCTTAATACATGTAATATCTAAGTATTTTTTCCAATAATAGCTAAACCAATCTCTTGCATACATTtactttataaataaatattacacTATTGTGGTCAATCATACGTAGTTACATGTCGAATTAATTTGGTAGAATAAAGAATCCTTTTATAACTCCAACTAAATTGATGTTAAAGCACTCAAAAGATCAGCAGCAAACCttagaaatcaataaaagttgCTGTATTTTACGTAGTACAAAAACTCTCTTTGTAAAATGGCGTTTtatttttaatgtgaaaatttaaatttaattgaggttaaataaaaatatcaaacctgggaaaaaaagagtaaaaaccCTTGCTACCTCCAGAGGTTTTTACAAACGTAAGACAACAACAGAACATCATTAGATTAGTACTTTTGTATTTATGAGAGCTGTAATGGAGATCACATGAGAATAACCCAAGTGGGGTCCATAACCCCACAAACAGATCTGTTTGGAAGTCACAATTCACCAGCCACCTTTCTACTTTGGTTTTCCTCTTTTTTACTCTTCTCCCAAACaaacccctatatatatatacatatttccTTCTCTCCTCCCTCCTCTTTCATATAGCCGCACACTAAACTTTTCTCTTCCACTCTAGTAGAAAGTAAATAATCTGAGTGTGCGAAAAATACATTGTGATAAAAAATGGATCGGAAAAATGCTCTTTGGATTGGTTTTCTTTGCCTTATAGTCGCCGGAGTTGGTGGTCAAGCTCCTGCCACGTCACCTACTACTAGTCCTGCACCACCAACACCCACTACCCCTGCACCTACTGGTTCTCCACCTCCGGCAGCTTCATCTCCGCCGCCGGCAGCAAGTTC contains:
- the LOC107840201 gene encoding uncharacterized protein LOC107840201, which translates into the protein MAVSLGLFSAFSTGETASFAKSAPFPSVKFPSPFAVQHANVRTVRTVTLATASKPVAAEPKKREPRGIMKPRRVSPEMQAFLGGMSEIPRTQALKLIWAHIKANNLQDPQNKKVIICDEKLKTIFDGKERVGFLEIAGLISPHFLK